From a region of the Synchiropus splendidus isolate RoL2022-P1 chromosome 12, RoL_Sspl_1.0, whole genome shotgun sequence genome:
- the LOC128768331 gene encoding potassium voltage-gated channel subfamily S member 2-like — MTGHVLGEPRGGANDAAIRINVGGFKKRLQSDTLSRFPETRLARLLHCQSKESILELCDDYDDAEKEFYFDRNPTLFPYVLNFYNTGRLHVMAELCIFSFSQEIEYWGINEFFIDSCCSSAYHCRKMDQDREDWEDRSDEGSTTSSFDELLEFYNDAGKFDKQVLGSARRRVWLMLDNPGYSVASRIISILSILVVLGSIATMCMNSMIEFSLLDSEGQPTEDPRFETVEHFGIGWFTLELVARFVVAPDLLHFFEHPLNVIDLVSILPFYLTLLINLVVESSPALANLGRVAQVLRLMRIFRILKLARHSTGLRSLGATLRNSYKEVGLLLLYLAVGVSFFSVMAYTVEKEDSEDLSTIPACWWWATVSMTTVGYGDVVPVSIAGKLTASACILAGILVVVLPITLIFNKFSLFYKRQKQLEIAMRSCDFDGGIKEVPSVNLRNYYAHKVKSLMASLSNMSRSSPSEHSLNESIH, encoded by the coding sequence ATGACGGGTCACGTCCTGGGGGAGCCGCGCGGCGGGGCGAACGACGCCGCTATCCGCATCAACGTCGGCGGCTTCAAGAAGCGTCTCCAGTCGGACACACTCTCACGGTTCCCCGAGACGCGGCTGGCGCGTCTCCTCCACTGCCAGTCCAAGGAGTCCATACTGGAGCTTTGCGACGACTATGACGACGCGGAGAAAGAGTTCTACTTCGACAGGAACCCGACTCTTTTCCCCTACGTGCTGAATTTCTACAACACTGGTCGTCTGCACGTCATGGCCGAGTTGTGcatcttctccttcagccaGGAGATCGAGTACTGGGGCATCAATGAGTTCTTTATCgactcctgctgcagcagcgcctATCACTGTCGGAAGATGGACCAGGACCGGGAGGACTGGGAGGACCGGAGCGACGAGGGCAGCACCACGTCTTCTTTTGACGAGCTGCTGGAGTTTTACAATGACGCCGGCAAGTTTGACAAGCAGGTGCTCGGGAGCGCACGCAGGCGCGTGTGGCTGATGCTGGACAACCCCGGGTACTCCGTGGCCAGCCGCATCATCAGCATCCTCTCCATTCTGGTGGTGCTGGGCTCCATCGCCACCATGTGCATGAACAGCATGATCGAGTTCAGCTTGCTGGACAGCGAGGGGCAGCCCACTGAGGACCCCCGCTTTGAGACGGTGGAACACTTCGGTATAGGCTGGTTCACTCTGGAACTGGTGGCCCGGTTTGTTGTAGCACCAGATCTCCTGCACTTCTTTGAGCACCCTTTAAATGTGATTGATCTAGTTTCCATCCTTCCCTTCTACCTGACACTGCTCATTAATCTGGTGGTGGAAAGTAGCCCGGCGTTGGCCAACTTGGGACGCGTTGCTCAAGTGCTGAGGCTCATGAGGATTTTTCGCATCCTCAAGTTAGCCCGCCACTCCACAGGACTGCGCTCCCTGGGGGCCACGCTCAGGAACAGCTACAAAGAAGTGGGTCTCCTGCTGCTCTACCTGGCAGTTGGGGTGTCTTTTTTCTCTGTCATGGCTTACACGGTGGAAAAGGAGGACAGTGAAGATCTGTCCACCATCCCGGCGTGCTGGTGGTGGGCCACGGTCAGCATGACCACGGTTGGCTACGGAGACGTGGTCCCTGTGTCCATCGCCGGTAAGCTGACTGCCTCAGCCTGCATCCTGGCAGGGATTCTAGTCGTCGTGCTTCCGATTACACTCATCTTCAATAAATTCTCCCTCTTCTACAAGAGACAAAAGCAGCTGGAGATCGCAATGAGAAGCTGTGACTTTGATGGGGGAATAAAGGAGGTCCCTTCTGTCAACTTAAGAAACTATTACGCGCACAAAGTCAAGTCCCTCATGGCCAGTTTGTCAAACATGAGCCGGAGTTCACCAAGTGAGCACAGCCTAAATGAATCGATACACTGA